In Sphingopyxis sp. 113P3, one DNA window encodes the following:
- a CDS encoding GFA family protein produces MTPGRTSAPQFGGCACGAVRYRIDEEPYDAGWCHCRICQQVSGSGGMVFATVRRACYHIERGADRIGRFASTPFGERSYCRDCAAPLTIHVRHQPGEIDIAVASLDDPDAISPGFHLYAAMARLGARY; encoded by the coding sequence ATGACCCCAGGACGGACGAGCGCGCCGCAATTTGGGGGCTGTGCCTGCGGCGCTGTTCGCTATCGGATCGACGAGGAACCCTATGACGCGGGTTGGTGCCACTGCCGGATTTGCCAGCAGGTTTCGGGGTCGGGGGGGATGGTATTCGCGACTGTCCGACGCGCTTGCTACCATATCGAGCGCGGCGCGGACCGAATCGGCCGCTTCGCCTCGACCCCCTTCGGCGAACGCAGCTATTGCCGCGACTGCGCCGCGCCGCTCACGATTCATGTGCGTCATCAACCAGGCGAAATCGATATTGCCGTAGCCTCGCTCGATGATCCCGATGCTATCTCCCCGGGATTTCACCTCTACGCGGCGATGGCTCGCCTGGGCGCTCGCTATTGA
- a CDS encoding helix-turn-helix domain-containing protein produces the protein MTDRSSPPTLGAVMRGIRSRNGWTLKEMSAKSGIPVSTLSKVEHDRLTLSYDKLQQVSQRLKIRMSDLFAEDEEESSPRVTGRRSIGTVERAARVTTDNYDYHYLCTDLRQKRMIPILTRIRAHSASEFGELVRHQGEEFIYVLEGRIEVHSEFYDPVTLDVGQGIYLDSSMGHAYVVADGFEEALVLGVCSSADDGLMDSLMSLHG, from the coding sequence ATGACAGACCGCTCGAGCCCGCCGACGCTCGGCGCCGTGATGCGCGGCATCCGGTCGCGAAACGGATGGACGCTGAAGGAGATGAGCGCCAAGTCCGGAATCCCCGTCTCGACCTTGTCAAAGGTCGAGCATGACCGGCTGACGCTGAGCTATGACAAGCTTCAGCAAGTGAGCCAGCGCCTCAAGATCCGGATGTCGGATCTGTTTGCCGAAGACGAGGAAGAAAGTTCGCCGCGGGTCACCGGCCGCCGCAGCATCGGAACCGTCGAGCGGGCCGCGCGCGTCACGACCGACAATTACGACTATCATTATCTTTGCACGGACCTGCGGCAGAAAAGGATGATCCCCATCCTGACCCGGATTCGCGCGCATAGCGCCAGTGAGTTCGGCGAGCTCGTCCGCCACCAAGGCGAGGAATTCATCTATGTCCTCGAAGGCCGGATCGAGGTGCACAGCGAATTTTATGACCCCGTTACGCTCGACGTCGGCCAGGGCATCTATCTCGATTCATCGATGGGTCATGCCTATGTCGTCGCCGACGGATTTGAAGAGGCACTGGTCCTCGGCGTCTGCTCAAGCGCCGACGATGGCCTGATGGATTCGTTGATGAGCCTCCACGGGTAG
- a CDS encoding serine hydrolase domain-containing protein encodes MRILHKALIGLAAIAAVPLAAQGPVPAPAAKTSEAPPLPATKSTEAPALTATDLEAFLDGFMPYALERARIPGAVVVVVRGDGVVLEKGYGYADVAARKPVSPETTLFRPGSVSKLFTWTAVMQQVEAGKLDLDKDVNAYLDFRIPPFEGKPITLRHIMTHTAGFEESIRYLISNDPKAAMPLKKQMPLALPERVFAPGTTPAYSNYATALAGYIVERVSGEDFDSYVENHIFKPLGMDHATFRQPLPKALAADMAGGYPDITQKARPFEMVIPAPAGSLSASGTDMGKFMMAHLKDGAGLLRPETTKMMHDYRAPGVGPLNSMALGFYEQWVNGHRAIAHGGDTVWFHSYLWLFPDADVGVYVSMNSPGKEGGAGAVRSALFHGFADRYLPGTRPTSRVDAKTAKQHAEMMVGHYEVSRGSFTNFMSLFGLIGQAAITLTEDGKIHVPGLDGLSAGARDWVEVEPFVWQDSGTGERLAAEVNDGKVVRWSLDAASPFMVFWPAAAGKNAAWLVPALIAALGIALLAALAWPVRALVRRSFSAPFALEGKPLRAYRLSRVFAWLVLVALAGWFGLIAAFSADIGSIGGPLDWLIHLLRILTPIASFGLAATAAWHLWLTVQGRRKWTMKLGAVLLLLAGLVLAWVTLAYHLYGFGMVY; translated from the coding sequence ATGCGTATACTCCACAAAGCCCTGATCGGGCTCGCCGCAATCGCGGCGGTGCCGCTTGCGGCGCAGGGCCCGGTTCCCGCTCCTGCGGCAAAGACCAGCGAGGCGCCGCCTCTGCCCGCGACGAAATCCACTGAGGCGCCGGCGCTCACTGCGACCGATCTTGAAGCCTTTCTCGATGGCTTCATGCCTTATGCGCTCGAGCGCGCGCGGATTCCCGGCGCGGTCGTGGTCGTCGTGCGCGGGGACGGGGTCGTCCTCGAAAAGGGCTATGGCTATGCTGACGTTGCGGCGCGCAAGCCCGTGTCACCCGAAACCACGCTGTTCCGGCCAGGCTCGGTATCGAAGCTTTTCACCTGGACGGCGGTGATGCAGCAGGTCGAGGCGGGCAAGCTCGACCTCGACAAGGATGTGAACGCCTATCTCGACTTCAGGATTCCGCCTTTCGAAGGCAAGCCGATCACGCTGCGCCACATCATGACCCATACCGCGGGGTTCGAGGAATCGATCCGCTATCTGATCAGCAATGATCCCAAGGCCGCGATGCCGCTCAAGAAGCAGATGCCGCTCGCGCTGCCCGAGCGCGTCTTCGCCCCGGGAACGACGCCCGCCTACTCCAATTACGCCACGGCGCTCGCGGGCTATATTGTCGAGCGTGTCAGCGGCGAGGATTTCGACAGCTACGTCGAAAATCATATCTTCAAGCCGCTCGGCATGGATCACGCAACCTTCCGCCAGCCGCTTCCCAAGGCGCTCGCGGCGGACATGGCCGGGGGATATCCCGATATCACGCAAAAGGCGCGGCCCTTCGAGATGGTGATCCCGGCGCCCGCAGGCAGCCTCTCGGCGAGCGGCACCGACATGGGCAAGTTCATGATGGCGCACCTCAAGGATGGTGCCGGCCTGCTGCGGCCCGAAACCACAAAGATGATGCACGATTACCGGGCGCCCGGCGTCGGCCCGCTCAACAGCATGGCGCTCGGCTTCTACGAACAATGGGTCAATGGCCACCGCGCGATCGCGCACGGCGGCGACACCGTCTGGTTCCACTCCTACCTCTGGCTCTTTCCCGATGCTGACGTCGGGGTCTATGTCTCGATGAACAGCCCGGGCAAGGAAGGCGGCGCGGGCGCGGTGCGCAGTGCGCTCTTCCACGGCTTTGCCGACCGTTATCTGCCCGGGACCCGGCCGACGAGCCGGGTCGATGCGAAAACCGCAAAGCAGCACGCCGAAATGATGGTCGGCCATTATGAGGTCAGCCGCGGGTCGTTTACGAACTTCATGAGCCTCTTTGGCCTCATCGGCCAGGCGGCCATAACCCTGACCGAGGACGGCAAGATCCATGTGCCGGGTCTCGATGGTCTTAGCGCCGGCGCGCGCGACTGGGTGGAGGTCGAGCCCTTCGTCTGGCAGGATAGCGGGACGGGCGAACGCCTCGCGGCCGAGGTCAACGATGGCAAGGTCGTGCGCTGGAGCCTCGATGCGGCATCGCCCTTCATGGTCTTCTGGCCGGCGGCCGCCGGCAAGAACGCGGCGTGGCTCGTGCCCGCGCTGATCGCGGCGCTTGGCATCGCGCTCCTCGCCGCGCTCGCCTGGCCGGTCCGCGCGCTGGTCCGGCGCAGCTTCTCCGCGCCTTTCGCGCTCGAGGGCAAGCCGCTGCGCGCCTATCGCCTCTCGCGCGTCTTTGCATGGCTCGTGCTAGTCGCACTCGCCGGCTGGTTTGGACTGATCGCGGCCTTCTCGGCCGATATCGGCAGCATCGGCGGGCCGCTCGACTGGCTCATTCACCTGCTTCGGATTCTGACGCCTATCGCCTCCTTCGGGCTCGCCGCGACGGCGGCCTGGCACCTCTGGCTCACCGTCCAGGGTCGGCGCAAGTGGACGATGAAACTGGGCGCGGTGCTCCTTCTTCTGGCGGGACTGGTCCTCGCCTGGGTGACGCTCGCCTACCATCTCTACGGTTTTGGAATGGTCTATTGA
- a CDS encoding TonB-dependent receptor: MKTGLYLISTAIAALAAAPVQAQSDTAPPVDDSAAASEENYSGDIVVTAQRRSESVQDVPIAISAFNAEMVEASGSTNITSLNGLAPNVVLQTQGLVANVPMISIRGMSTADPDPNADPKVSTIIDGVYIPFVSSTMLDLFDVERIEVLKGPQGVLFGKNNLAGTINVITARPTDDFGGEVRLTAGSYGLKQFRGKINTGRFAGDALAAKIAVNFRDYDGYSRNVVTGNRLNGANVKSVRGALNFDQGGAFNSTLVVDWLKQKTTGPAPHVLDNGDPNWDLLPDIVKTDVRKAAVPFDPYANTESYGGSWTSNLDVGYGSITAVLGYRHLDYVTRGDFDGLITPAPQLDVLRDFSGNSKSAELRYVSPADEPVDFVVGAYYQADKWHQYNMVLANPTTTTLAQLYQDTESYALFALVNAHPTERLTLSIGGRYSHDRKKYDIASQALVNGNQISSFDSSLKASWAEFTPRLTVEYKLAPAAMVYANYSQGYKAGGYNSRGTIPENVGPYNPERVNAFEVGAKTDLFDRLLRFNVAGFLNKYRDLQSAVTKMGSVRAENITTNVAAAEIYGFEVETLLRPSHNFTLGANIAYLHARYTDFCADTDGVFTNGAPEPGQCGPAVPVLLNGVPNGTFAVPTDSTGLELANAPKWSGSLSADYVIPMGFGEIKLHSDARYSARFNTWGRDNNPGYYRKEVVLVNASIGIAGEDDRWKVTLYGSNLTNQKVISGAISAGATPIQQFYQPPREFGVDVAFKF; the protein is encoded by the coding sequence ATGAAAACGGGACTTTACTTGATTTCGACCGCGATTGCCGCGCTTGCGGCCGCGCCGGTCCAGGCGCAGTCCGACACGGCCCCGCCGGTCGACGACAGCGCCGCGGCCAGTGAGGAAAATTATAGCGGCGATATCGTCGTCACGGCGCAGCGCCGATCGGAAAGCGTCCAGGACGTGCCGATCGCGATTTCCGCCTTCAACGCCGAGATGGTCGAGGCGAGCGGCAGCACCAACATCACCAGCCTCAACGGCCTTGCGCCCAACGTCGTCCTGCAAACGCAAGGTCTGGTTGCGAATGTCCCGATGATCTCGATCCGCGGCATGAGCACTGCCGACCCCGATCCCAACGCCGACCCCAAGGTCAGCACGATCATCGACGGCGTCTATATCCCCTTCGTGTCGAGCACGATGCTCGACCTGTTCGACGTCGAGCGCATCGAAGTGCTGAAGGGACCGCAGGGCGTCCTGTTCGGCAAGAACAATCTTGCCGGCACGATCAACGTCATTACCGCGCGGCCGACCGATGACTTCGGCGGCGAGGTCCGGCTTACGGCGGGTTCATATGGGCTCAAGCAGTTCCGCGGCAAGATCAACACCGGGCGCTTCGCGGGCGACGCGCTCGCCGCCAAGATCGCGGTCAATTTCCGCGACTATGACGGCTACAGCCGCAATGTCGTGACGGGCAATCGCCTCAATGGTGCCAACGTCAAGTCGGTGCGCGGCGCACTCAATTTCGATCAGGGCGGCGCTTTCAATTCGACGCTGGTGGTTGACTGGCTGAAGCAGAAGACGACCGGCCCCGCGCCGCACGTTCTCGACAATGGGGACCCCAATTGGGATCTCTTGCCCGACATCGTGAAGACCGACGTGCGCAAGGCGGCGGTGCCCTTCGATCCTTATGCCAACACCGAAAGCTACGGCGGGTCGTGGACGTCGAACCTCGACGTCGGATATGGATCGATCACCGCGGTGCTCGGCTATCGCCATCTTGACTATGTGACCCGCGGCGACTTCGATGGTCTGATCACGCCCGCGCCGCAGCTCGATGTGTTGCGTGATTTTTCGGGCAATTCGAAGAGCGCGGAACTGCGTTATGTCTCGCCCGCCGACGAGCCGGTCGATTTTGTCGTGGGCGCCTATTACCAGGCCGACAAGTGGCACCAGTACAACATGGTGCTCGCCAACCCCACCACGACCACCCTCGCGCAGCTTTACCAGGATACCGAAAGCTACGCCCTGTTCGCGCTTGTCAACGCGCATCCGACCGAGCGGCTGACGCTGTCGATCGGCGGCCGCTACAGTCACGACCGCAAGAAATATGACATCGCCTCGCAGGCGCTGGTGAACGGCAACCAGATCTCCTCCTTCGACAGCAGCCTCAAGGCGAGCTGGGCCGAATTCACGCCGCGCCTCACGGTCGAGTATAAGCTTGCCCCCGCAGCGATGGTCTACGCCAATTATTCGCAAGGCTATAAGGCCGGCGGCTATAATTCGCGCGGAACCATCCCTGAAAATGTGGGCCCCTATAACCCCGAGCGCGTCAATGCCTTCGAGGTTGGCGCCAAGACCGATCTTTTCGACCGTTTGCTGCGCTTCAACGTCGCAGGCTTCCTCAACAAGTATCGCGATCTTCAAAGCGCGGTAACGAAGATGGGGTCGGTCCGGGCGGAGAATATCACCACGAACGTGGCGGCGGCCGAAATCTATGGTTTCGAGGTTGAGACGCTGCTGCGGCCTTCGCACAACTTCACCTTGGGCGCGAACATCGCCTATCTGCACGCGCGCTACACCGATTTCTGCGCGGACACCGACGGCGTGTTCACCAACGGCGCGCCCGAGCCCGGGCAGTGCGGCCCCGCGGTGCCGGTGCTCCTCAACGGCGTTCCCAATGGCACCTTCGCCGTCCCGACCGACTCGACCGGTCTGGAACTTGCCAATGCGCCCAAATGGAGCGGCAGCCTGTCGGCCGACTATGTGATCCCGATGGGGTTCGGCGAGATCAAGCTGCACAGCGATGCGCGCTACTCGGCCCGCTTCAACACCTGGGGGCGCGACAACAATCCGGGCTACTACCGCAAGGAAGTCGTGCTGGTGAACGCGAGCATCGGAATCGCCGGCGAGGACGACAGGTGGAAGGTCACGCTCTATGGCTCGAACCTCACCAACCAGAAGGTGATTTCGGGTGCGATCTCGGCGGGCGCGACGCCGATCCAGCAATTCTACCAGCCGCCGCGCGAATTCGGCGTCGACGTGGCGTTCAAATTCTAA
- a CDS encoding alpha-ketoglutarate-dependent dioxygenase AlkB has protein sequence MTVGNDASSFGAGGALEADLFGSVSLPGLAYAENIISEAEERALIARICDARLTPFRFQQWEGKRLTRSFGWTYDFETNRFAPGDPIPRWIEPIRARAARFAGLEVDALAQLLLIEYGVGAGIGWHRDRPVFDHVVGISLGARAVMRFRRRKGTRFERAKAALAPRSAYHLSGEVRNAWEHSIAAMDEPRWSITFRSLS, from the coding sequence ATGACCGTCGGGAATGACGCCTCCTCATTCGGGGCGGGCGGGGCGCTCGAGGCTGATCTTTTCGGGTCCGTGAGCCTTCCCGGCCTTGCCTATGCTGAAAATATCATCAGCGAAGCCGAAGAGCGCGCCCTCATTGCCCGGATTTGCGATGCCCGCCTCACGCCATTTCGCTTTCAGCAGTGGGAGGGGAAAAGACTGACCCGCTCTTTCGGCTGGACGTATGATTTCGAGACCAATAGATTTGCACCGGGCGATCCGATCCCTCGCTGGATCGAGCCCATTCGGGCCCGCGCTGCGCGCTTTGCAGGCCTTGAGGTCGACGCGCTCGCACAGCTTCTGCTCATCGAATATGGCGTCGGAGCGGGCATTGGCTGGCACCGGGATCGCCCTGTCTTCGATCATGTGGTTGGAATTTCGCTCGGCGCGCGCGCCGTGATGCGTTTCCGTCGGCGCAAGGGCACAAGGTTTGAGCGCGCGAAGGCCGCGCTGGCTCCGCGCTCGGCCTATCATCTTTCCGGGGAGGTCCGAAACGCGTGGGAGCATAGCATCGCCGCGATGGACGAGCCGCGCTGGTCGATCACGTTCCGTAGCCTCAGCTGA
- a CDS encoding sulfatase-like hydrolase/transferase → MSWDVNRRTFVGGMGALAAAGLAMPAFAKNGKKLNVLMIVTDQEQSIASYPKGLLEKLPAHRELLERGLLVENYNVHTTPCTPSRSTIFQGHHTQQTGLFLNSDNAPHPVAAEDMPTLGHMMQAAGYYTSYKGKWHLSRINHERNWTRIPGGIYPTTERAMEKYGFHDYGFDGEEVGLTWDGYKSDMFVAGDAARAIFDYARSDKAGGKPWFQVVGLVNPHDIMFYDATGKQAESRPDPNILGPLRREPGDPLYEVDNKFDLPESFYKDDLSTKPEAHRAIVRLNDLFYGVMRHDDEESWHRFINYYYNCLRDVDRRLGQLLWALKESGQIDNTIIIYTSDHGERAGAHGMRQKGATMYREEVNIPMIIAHPDVAGGRTTKGLMGAIDIAPTLMGLAGVSGGEQAERFPGLPGVDVSSLLTSPASPTERDRRGHLFNYAVAHYWEPTENRTATLPSGEPDYSKRFDLSKRRLHRGVHDGRYKFARYFAPAEHHTPKDWKTLTALNDLELYDTHADPGEMVNLANDPKHKATVLRLNKMVNALVAREVGPDDGSEYPGPTEMYNQRG, encoded by the coding sequence ATGAGTTGGGACGTGAATCGGCGGACGTTTGTCGGCGGTATGGGAGCGCTGGCGGCGGCCGGCCTTGCGATGCCGGCCTTTGCGAAGAACGGCAAGAAACTCAACGTCCTGATGATCGTCACCGACCAGGAGCAGAGCATCGCGAGCTATCCCAAGGGATTGCTTGAAAAGCTCCCGGCACACCGCGAACTGCTCGAACGCGGGCTGCTCGTTGAAAATTACAACGTCCACACCACGCCCTGTACGCCCTCGCGCTCGACAATCTTCCAGGGACATCACACCCAGCAGACGGGGCTGTTCCTCAACAGCGACAATGCCCCCCATCCCGTTGCAGCCGAGGACATGCCGACGCTCGGCCACATGATGCAGGCGGCAGGCTATTACACCTCCTACAAGGGCAAGTGGCACCTCAGCCGCATCAACCATGAGCGCAACTGGACGCGCATTCCGGGCGGGATCTACCCGACCACCGAGCGCGCCATGGAGAAATACGGCTTCCACGACTATGGCTTCGACGGCGAAGAGGTGGGGCTGACATGGGACGGGTACAAGTCCGACATGTTCGTCGCGGGCGACGCCGCGCGCGCGATCTTCGACTATGCGCGAAGTGACAAGGCCGGCGGCAAGCCCTGGTTTCAGGTCGTCGGGCTCGTCAACCCGCACGACATCATGTTCTACGACGCGACGGGCAAGCAGGCGGAAAGCCGGCCCGACCCGAATATCCTGGGGCCGCTTCGCCGCGAGCCCGGCGACCCTCTCTACGAAGTCGACAATAAATTCGATCTCCCGGAAAGCTTCTACAAGGACGATCTTAGCACCAAGCCCGAGGCGCACCGGGCGATCGTCCGCCTCAACGACCTCTTCTATGGCGTCATGCGCCACGACGACGAGGAGAGCTGGCACCGCTTCATCAACTATTATTATAATTGCCTGCGCGACGTCGACCGGCGCCTCGGCCAATTGCTCTGGGCGCTCAAGGAGAGCGGCCAGATCGACAACACGATCATCATCTACACGAGCGACCATGGCGAGCGCGCGGGCGCGCACGGGATGCGCCAGAAGGGCGCGACCATGTACCGCGAAGAGGTGAATATCCCGATGATCATCGCGCATCCCGATGTCGCGGGCGGACGCACGACCAAGGGCCTCATGGGTGCGATCGACATCGCCCCCACCTTGATGGGCCTTGCCGGGGTTTCGGGGGGCGAACAGGCCGAGCGCTTCCCCGGCCTTCCCGGCGTCGACGTGTCGAGCCTGCTCACTTCGCCGGCATCACCGACCGAGCGCGATCGGCGGGGGCATCTCTTCAACTATGCGGTCGCCCATTATTGGGAGCCGACCGAGAACCGGACCGCAACGCTCCCCTCGGGCGAGCCCGATTACAGCAAGCGCTTCGACCTTTCGAAGCGGCGCCTGCACCGCGGCGTCCATGACGGGCGTTACAAGTTCGCGCGCTATTTTGCGCCGGCTGAGCATCATACACCGAAGGACTGGAAGACGCTCACGGCGCTTAACGACCTTGAGCTTTACGATACGCACGCTGACCCCGGCGAAATGGTCAACCTGGCAAACGACCCCAAGCACAAGGCGACGGTGCTCCGCCTCAACAAGATGGTGAATGCGCTCGTGGCGCGCGAAGTCGGGCCTGACGACGGCAGCGAATATCCAGGGCCGACCGAAATGTACAACCAGCGCGGGTGA
- a CDS encoding PA2169 family four-helix-bundle protein produces MLDNKNVSTLNSLIATTLDSVDGYRKAAEEENAGQFREIFLSRANERAEVVTAFQAKVREFGGNPEDDGTVLASAHRAFLGLRDKLTGPRDDDAVIAEVERGEDHIKSKFESALEDTDLDPTVRHLVEAGYASVREGHDQISTLKHSMGAR; encoded by the coding sequence ATGCTCGACAACAAGAATGTCTCGACCCTGAATTCGCTCATCGCCACGACCCTCGACAGCGTCGATGGCTATCGCAAGGCGGCCGAAGAGGAGAATGCCGGCCAGTTTCGGGAAATCTTCCTCAGCCGCGCGAACGAGCGCGCCGAAGTCGTCACCGCCTTTCAGGCGAAGGTTCGCGAATTTGGCGGCAATCCCGAAGATGACGGTACGGTCCTCGCGTCAGCGCACAGAGCCTTCCTGGGGCTGCGCGACAAGCTCACCGGGCCGCGCGACGACGATGCGGTAATCGCGGAGGTCGAACGCGGCGAGGATCATATCAAGTCGAAGTTCGAAAGCGCGCTTGAAGACACGGATCTTGACCCCACGGTTCGCCATCTCGTCGAGGCTGGCTACGCCTCGGTTCGCGAGGGTCATGACCAGATTTCGACTCTGAAGCACTCGATGGGCGCCCGCTAA